The Candidatus Sysuiplasma jiujiangense genome includes a window with the following:
- a CDS encoding MFS transporter, producing the protein MASESMSQRVGYIRVLGNRGFFFLWSATLISRTGDYLLSIAMIWFVYGILTHNPLYAGLITAFYYIPNFIFAPYFGRIVDTYSRKKVMIVATLMQFIFAIMLYASVALKFMILDFSFISVFAIATFGMLVSISRSSSIPLAVPREELTAANSLQQATTQLTRIFGYAAGGVLLLLVSIKGIIAIEIAIFLFSSLILSMMKIRSSPENNRRKSSLDGFRYIRNEKLFFEIVIFLSIVNFTGAGMTVLPAIMSRTVFSSGSSLFVSILVSLAIGTVAGNYAVTRFRIGLVAGKILIATNAIDALLYVLFAYSPSPLFATAAAAAIGFVEGISIVPFVTLIQAKTPNDRLGSVLAALSMLLLGSASLSMISSGFLVSLVGVKAVYILFAIVLVIMSAVGMNMKELRNASY; encoded by the coding sequence TTGGCTTCTGAAAGTATGAGCCAGAGAGTTGGTTACATCAGAGTCCTTGGAAACAGGGGATTTTTCTTCCTCTGGTCTGCAACCCTGATTTCCAGAACAGGCGACTATCTGCTGTCTATAGCAATGATCTGGTTCGTCTACGGCATACTGACACACAACCCTCTTTATGCCGGGCTGATAACGGCCTTCTACTACATTCCAAATTTCATATTTGCACCGTATTTCGGCAGGATTGTCGATACATACAGCAGGAAGAAAGTCATGATCGTTGCGACACTCATGCAGTTCATTTTTGCCATAATGCTCTACGCTTCAGTTGCCCTGAAATTTATGATCCTCGATTTTTCATTTATATCTGTTTTCGCAATAGCAACCTTCGGCATGCTTGTTTCCATATCCAGAAGCAGCAGCATTCCTCTTGCAGTCCCCAGAGAGGAGTTGACTGCAGCCAACTCCCTGCAACAGGCTACAACCCAGCTTACAAGGATATTCGGCTATGCTGCCGGAGGCGTACTCCTTCTTCTGGTTTCCATTAAGGGCATAATAGCAATAGAGATCGCGATTTTCCTGTTCAGTTCACTTATACTGAGTATGATGAAGATAAGAAGCAGTCCGGAAAACAACCGCAGAAAAAGCAGCCTTGACGGTTTTCGTTACATCAGGAATGAGAAACTCTTCTTTGAGATAGTGATTTTTCTTTCAATTGTAAATTTTACCGGCGCAGGCATGACAGTCCTTCCGGCAATAATGTCGAGAACGGTATTCAGTTCCGGTTCGAGTCTCTTTGTCTCCATTCTCGTTTCTCTTGCCATTGGAACAGTTGCCGGCAACTACGCAGTGACACGATTCAGGATAGGTCTTGTCGCCGGAAAGATACTGATAGCAACGAATGCGATTGATGCGCTTTTGTATGTATTGTTTGCTTATTCTCCCTCACCGCTTTTCGCAACTGCAGCCGCAGCTGCGATTGGTTTTGTCGAAGGCATATCGATAGTGCCTTTCGTCACTCTCATCCAGGCAAAGACACCGAACGACAGACTTGGAAGCGTTCTTGCAGCGCTATCAATGCTGCTGCTGGGGAGCGCATCGCTTTCAATGATATCAAGCGGCTTCCTGGTATCACTTGTCGGGGTCAAAGCTGTCTACATTCTTTTCGCAATTGTTCTGGTAATAATGTCCGCAGTGGGAATGAATATGAAAGAGTTGCGCAATGCATCCTACTGA
- a CDS encoding methyltransferase domain-containing protein, with product MSSKRKRKFPVGIGDTLLSEERLKLIDPVSVLDSFGVRSGNTIADIGCGPGAFLQAASERVGSKGKVMAIDIQEPFINMAKRLAEEKNLSNVSFLISRENHIPLDNNSVDIALIVTSLHEFEGEGTLKEVHRILRQGGKVALVEWEKIKSPIGPPLPERLSQEDSEKILTSSRFTVEKIFQIGKYHYGVEAKKGK from the coding sequence TTGTCCAGCAAGAGAAAGAGAAAATTCCCCGTCGGAATAGGGGACACGCTGTTGAGCGAGGAAAGGCTGAAGCTGATTGATCCTGTATCCGTCCTTGATTCATTCGGTGTCCGCAGCGGAAATACAATTGCCGATATAGGTTGCGGGCCGGGAGCGTTTCTTCAGGCAGCTTCAGAGCGTGTTGGCTCGAAAGGCAAAGTCATGGCGATTGACATTCAGGAACCGTTCATAAATATGGCAAAGAGACTCGCCGAGGAGAAAAATCTTTCAAACGTCTCATTCCTTATTTCCAGGGAAAATCACATACCGCTGGACAATAACTCTGTAGATATAGCTCTAATAGTGACCAGTCTTCATGAGTTTGAGGGGGAGGGCACTCTCAAGGAGGTTCATAGAATACTCAGGCAAGGCGGAAAAGTAGCCCTGGTTGAGTGGGAAAAGATTAAGTCGCCGATAGGTCCTCCGCTTCCTGAAAGGCTTTCGCAGGAAGACTCCGAAAAAATACTCACTTCATCACGTTTCACGGTCGAGAAGATCTTCCAGATCGGAAAGTACCACTACGGAGTGGAGGCAAAGAAGGGGAAGTAA
- a CDS encoding M67 family metallopeptidase: MMTLRIRQNLLEEVYAHAVQTYPEECCGFLLGRGDQDRIISATLPAKNSSHNSRKTRYVIDPAEIMKCERDANAKGLSILGYYHSHPDHPAVPSEFDRKNAWPSYSYLIVSVMLGSIAGVRSWRLSEDAAKFVNETVENEA, translated from the coding sequence ATGATGACGCTCCGCATCAGGCAAAATCTTCTGGAAGAGGTATATGCACATGCGGTCCAGACATATCCCGAGGAGTGCTGCGGGTTCCTTTTAGGCAGAGGGGATCAGGACAGAATAATTTCTGCAACTCTTCCGGCAAAAAACTCATCGCATAATTCACGGAAAACCAGGTATGTAATAGATCCGGCGGAGATTATGAAATGCGAAAGGGACGCAAATGCAAAAGGTCTCAGTATTCTCGGCTATTACCATTCACATCCGGATCATCCGGCTGTTCCGTCGGAATTTGACAGGAAAAATGCGTGGCCTTCTTATTCATACCTTATAGTCAGTGTCATGCTCGGCAGCATAGCAGGAGTACGTTCCTGGCGCCTCTCCGAAGATGCTGCAAAATTCGTTAATGAGACTGTGGAGAATGAAGCCTGA
- a CDS encoding cysteine desulfurase: MKLPETLGDVSPLIGDFPIFSERREKLIYLDSAATSQRPFQVIDAVSSFERMHNANVHRGIYPLGEEATEFYENARGKVAGFLHAGSPDEIIFLRGTTEAINVLALSLGIWKLKPGDEVLTTVMEHHSNVVPWQMLAWRGIRLKFADIDSEGRLDMEDFRAKLTDRTKVVSVAQVSNVLGTVNPVREIADLAHDNSSLLIVDGAQSAPHMPVDVEKLDCDFFALSGHKMLAPTGIGALYGKSEHLRAIEPAFGGGEMISEVHQNSCSWNVPPYKFEAGTPNISGAVGLGAAVDYLNSIGMENVEKYDKLLLSYALSRLSERNDIEIYGPKDVEERSGVIAFNINGIHGHDTAEILGRQGVSIRSGHHCAQPLMDRLNISSASRASFYLYNGRKDIDALAEALDTVRKVFA, from the coding sequence ATGAAGCTCCCGGAAACACTTGGAGACGTGTCCCCTCTGATTGGTGATTTTCCTATATTCTCCGAAAGAAGGGAGAAGCTCATCTACCTGGACAGTGCCGCAACGAGCCAGAGGCCATTTCAGGTGATAGATGCGGTAAGTTCATTCGAAAGAATGCATAATGCGAATGTCCATAGGGGAATTTATCCGCTCGGGGAAGAAGCGACTGAGTTCTATGAAAATGCAAGAGGCAAGGTTGCCGGCTTCCTCCATGCAGGCTCTCCTGATGAAATAATCTTTCTTCGTGGAACGACTGAAGCGATAAACGTACTGGCATTGAGTCTTGGCATATGGAAACTCAAGCCGGGTGATGAAGTCCTCACGACCGTCATGGAGCATCATTCAAACGTTGTGCCATGGCAGATGCTCGCATGGAGGGGAATAAGGCTGAAGTTCGCGGATATTGACAGTGAGGGGCGCCTTGATATGGAGGATTTCAGGGCAAAGCTCACAGATAGGACGAAAGTAGTCTCGGTTGCACAGGTATCGAATGTTCTCGGAACCGTGAATCCTGTCAGAGAAATAGCCGATCTCGCTCATGATAATTCCTCTTTACTTATTGTAGACGGAGCGCAGTCTGCACCTCACATGCCAGTGGATGTAGAAAAACTGGACTGTGATTTTTTTGCGCTGTCCGGTCATAAAATGCTCGCACCAACCGGGATTGGCGCCCTATACGGGAAGTCGGAGCATCTCAGGGCAATTGAACCAGCCTTTGGCGGAGGTGAAATGATAAGCGAAGTACATCAGAACAGCTGCAGCTGGAATGTCCCGCCATATAAGTTTGAGGCCGGAACCCCTAATATCAGCGGTGCCGTCGGGCTCGGTGCCGCAGTGGACTATCTCAACTCCATTGGAATGGAAAATGTGGAGAAATACGACAAACTGTTGCTTTCTTATGCGCTGTCTAGACTCTCTGAAAGAAACGACATCGAAATTTACGGTCCGAAGGATGTCGAGGAGAGGAGCGGTGTCATAGCGTTCAACATCAATGGCATTCATGGTCATGACACAGCAGAGATACTTGGCAGACAGGGGGTATCCATCCGCTCCGGCCATCACTGCGCTCAGCCGCTGATGGACAGGCTCAATATATCTTCTGCCTCCCGTGCATCATTCTATCTTTACAATGGCAGGAAAGACATAGACGCCCTTGCAGAAGCACTCGACACGGTCAGAAAAGTTTTTGCATGA
- a CDS encoding non-heme iron oxygenase ferredoxin subunit, whose translation MPFKRTLSLKDMDSAKIMKVELDGNDIMIIRLGDNYHALDATCTHEDADLSRGILMGNAVVCPLHLSRFNLETGAVESPPATEPLKKYNVKIEDGYIYVEV comes from the coding sequence ATGCCGTTTAAGCGCACTCTCTCTTTAAAGGATATGGATTCGGCGAAGATAATGAAGGTAGAGCTTGACGGCAACGATATAATGATAATTCGTCTGGGGGACAATTATCATGCTCTGGATGCTACCTGCACACATGAGGATGCAGACCTGTCAAGGGGTATACTTATGGGCAACGCAGTTGTATGCCCGCTTCACCTGTCTCGCTTCAATCTGGAAACAGGGGCAGTGGAAAGTCCTCCTGCGACGGAGCCGCTGAAAAAATATAATGTCAAGATTGAAGACGGGTATATCTATGTTGAAGTTTGA
- the sufD gene encoding Fe-S cluster assembly protein SufD: protein MTTITQNILQTGEADLPSLAHEPGWLSNYRKEAISVFRSSRAEPNPLYTKYEQLTKFDPSGISLARNPELSDRIPDRYAEMGDSSLFMLHSGGSVFKTGSVPNGVIFEELGEAARKYPDIFERYFKSKGLRPQDDIYVALNNSLFTSGFFLKVEKNTVLDTPVHIVHIEDSPGKAQFQQNIIMMNEGSSANVTEEILSVENFNEKSLFSTVTDVILSQGAVLHHASLENLSAGSIFLSNKRAVAGRDSRIHWVSSYMGADITRARADTDFAGQGASTEDYEILFGNGSQKFDVVTDLHHNVESTSGRITVRSVLKGKSRALLRGMIRIGEKAGNTSAYLAEHGMLLSKDAKCDAIPGLEILTNGVKATHSASVSQMDEQQLYYLQTRGLDRNEAEKLLVLGFFDPVISRIPIDTVRDKMRFQIEDKWNNVISLQASRHLDELEFEKYVKDQIKGPGESIFEGHYKYR from the coding sequence ATGACCACAATCACACAGAATATACTGCAGACGGGAGAGGCGGATCTTCCCTCTCTGGCACATGAACCGGGCTGGCTATCAAACTACAGGAAGGAGGCAATTTCCGTATTCCGGAGTTCCAGAGCCGAGCCCAATCCGCTTTACACCAAATATGAGCAGCTGACAAAATTTGATCCGTCAGGCATTTCGCTCGCCCGCAATCCTGAACTTTCAGACAGGATCCCGGACAGATATGCCGAGATGGGTGACAGCAGCCTGTTCATGCTTCACTCAGGGGGTTCCGTCTTCAAAACAGGTTCAGTTCCTAACGGAGTAATATTCGAGGAACTTGGTGAAGCAGCCAGAAAATATCCTGATATTTTTGAGCGATATTTTAAGAGTAAGGGTCTGAGACCTCAGGACGACATATATGTGGCACTGAACAATTCGCTTTTCACCTCCGGCTTTTTCCTGAAGGTGGAAAAGAATACAGTACTTGACACTCCTGTTCACATAGTGCACATAGAGGATTCCCCCGGCAAAGCCCAGTTTCAGCAGAACATTATAATGATGAACGAGGGAAGCAGTGCAAACGTAACAGAGGAAATACTTTCGGTCGAAAATTTCAATGAAAAGTCGCTTTTCTCCACGGTGACCGATGTCATACTGTCCCAGGGAGCAGTGCTGCATCACGCATCTCTTGAAAATTTGTCTGCGGGCTCGATTTTCCTGAGCAATAAACGCGCTGTTGCGGGCAGAGACAGCAGAATACACTGGGTTTCAAGCTATATGGGAGCGGATATAACCAGGGCAAGGGCAGACACAGATTTTGCCGGCCAGGGAGCTTCAACGGAAGACTATGAAATACTGTTCGGCAACGGGAGCCAGAAGTTTGACGTCGTTACCGATCTGCATCACAATGTCGAATCAACGAGCGGAAGAATAACTGTCAGAAGTGTCCTGAAGGGAAAATCGCGAGCCCTGCTAAGGGGCATGATACGTATCGGCGAGAAGGCGGGCAATACAAGCGCCTATCTTGCCGAGCACGGAATGCTTCTCAGCAAAGATGCAAAATGCGATGCCATTCCCGGTCTGGAGATACTCACAAACGGTGTCAAGGCGACCCATTCGGCATCTGTTTCGCAGATGGACGAACAGCAGTTATATTATCTTCAGACAAGAGGTCTTGACAGAAATGAAGCTGAAAAGCTGCTTGTCCTTGGATTCTTTGATCCTGTAATCTCAAGGATACCCATCGACACTGTCAGGGACAAGATGCGATTTCAGATCGAGGACAAGTGGAACAATGTCATCTCCCTCCAGGCTTCCAGGCATCTTGATGAGCTGGAGTTTGAGAAGTATGTGAAGGACCAGATCAAGGGACCCGGAGAAAGCATATTCGAGGGCCACTACAAGTACAGGTGA